One window of Larus michahellis chromosome 19, bLarMic1.1, whole genome shotgun sequence genomic DNA carries:
- the MYCBP gene encoding C-Myc-binding protein: MAHCKAADSKREQFRRYLEKSGVLDTLTKVLVALYEEPEKPNSALDFLKHHLGASAPENPEIEALRLEVAEMKEKYEAVLEENKKLKTKLAQYEPPQDEKHGE, translated from the exons ATGGCGCATTGCAAG GCCGCGGACTCCAAGCGGGAGCAGTTCCGCCGGTACCTGGAGAAGTCGGGGGTGCTGGACACGCTCACCAAGG TGTTGGTAGCCTTATACGAAGAGCCAGAGAAACCAAATAGTGCACTGGA CTTTCTGAAGCATCATCTAGGAGCTTCAGCTCCTGAGAATCCAGAAATAGAGGCACTTCGCTTGGAAGTGgcagagatgaaagaaaaatatgaagctgtgttggaagaaaataaaaaactgaaaaccaag CTGGCTCAGTATGAACCACCTCAAGACGAGAAGCATGGTGAATAA
- the GJA9 gene encoding gap junction alpha-9 protein has product MGDWNFLGGILEEVHIHSTIIGKIWLTILFIFRMLVLGVATEDVWNDEQSEFICNTEQPGCRNVCYDEAFPISLIRYWVLQVIFVSSPSLVYMGHALYRLRALEKERQKKKAQVRVELESTELEMTENRKRLERELRQLDQRKLNKAPLRGSLLCTYVIHIFTRSAVEVGFMIGQYLLYGFHLDPLYKCRRDPCPNTVDCFVSRPTEKTVFMLFMQSIATVSLLLNILEIIHLGFRKIKMGLCGQNKTKDEPANFYVNKSKKYSVIPHSSLGISTTPQKTVPSALSSYTFLMEKQTDAAGYPVLNPPPTFQSVQNNCTESSNNYTHHNQEIKSPKKRPAANALDNQTRNTSTNNNEGSFGSLGTEVRDAQKEGEKKHFLVGTQNADMASSTCLRSSAEMPSQASLQPDTTFPVAGFRRQHGIGSSWNCSAVVESAGSSTNSLPKNSKRRQSGFSANKAQPPYNTDVKNSSRPETPDSAGEVSSESKHSRNCDSPTPFSLSRRLSLASDASSRRAPTDLQI; this is encoded by the coding sequence ATGGGAGACTGGAACTTCCTTGGAGGCATTTTAGAGGAGGTCCACATTCATTCCACTATTATTGGAAAGATTTGGTTAACGATCCTCTTCATATTTCGAATGCTTGTCCTCGGAGTGGCAACTGAGGATGTTTGGAACGATGAACAATCAGAATTTATATGCAATACCGAGCAGCCGGGTTGCAGAAACGTGTGCTACGACGAGGCCTTTCCCATCTCTCTCATAAGATACTGGGTCTTGCAAGTTATATTTGTGTCTTCCCCTTCCTTGGTGTACATGGGTCATGCCCTGTACAGACTAAGAGCCTTggaaaaagagaggcaaaaaaagaaagctcaggtGAGAGTGGAACTCGAAAGCACTGAAttagaaatgactgaaaatcGGAAAAGGCTGGAGAGAGAACTCCGGCAGCTGGATCAACGAAAGCTCAACAAAGCGCCCCTGAGAGGCTCTTTGCTCTGCACCTACGTGATACATATTTTCACAAGGTCCGCAGTGGAAGTCGGTTTTATGATTGGGCAATATCTTCTTTATGGCTTTCATCTGGATCCCCTTTATAAATGTCGGAGAGATCCGTGTCCAAACACCGTTGACTGCTTTGTATCTAGACCCACAGAAAAGACAGTGTTCATGTTATTCATGCAATCAATAGCGACTGTATCGTTGCTTTTAAATATCCTAGAAATTATCCACCTAGGATTCCGAAAAATTAAAATGGGACTCTGCGGGCAGAATAAAACCAAGGACGAGCCTGCCAATTTCTATGTAAACAAATCGAAGAAATACTCTGTGATCCCGCATTCTTCTTTGGGAATATCCACCACCCCGCAAAAAACTGTTCCTTCTGCACTTAGCAGTTATacctttttaatggaaaagcaaaCTGACGCCGCTGGCTATCCGGTTCTAAATCCTCCTCCCACGTTTCAGTCTGTGCAAAATAACtgtacagaaagcagcaataattACACCCATCACAATCAGGAAATTAAATCACCGAAGAAGAGGCCGGCTGCAAATGCTTTAGACAATCAGACTCGAAATACCAGCACAAATAATAACGAGGGCTCGTTTGGCAGCCTTGGGACCGAAGTGCGTGATGCTCAGAAAGAAggtgaaaagaaacatttccttgtTGGTACCCAGAATGCAGATATGGCTTCGAGCACGTGCTTGAGAAGCTCTGCTGAAATGCCGTCTCAAGCATCGCTGCAGCCCGATACAACTTTTCCCGTTGCCGGTTTCAGAAGACAACATGGAATCGGTTCGTCTTGGAACTGCTCGGCCGTGGTGGAGAGCGCAGGATCTTCAACGAATTCTCTCCCAAAGAACAGCAAGAGAAGACAAAGCGGTTTCAGTGCAAACAAAGCCCAGCCTCCTTACAACACCGATGTGAAAAATTCTAGCCGGCCAGAGACTCCGGATTCTGCCGGGGAGGTGAGCTCGGAATCTAAACACAGCAGAAACTGCGACAGTCCTACGCCTTTCTCACTCTCCCGGCGGCTGTCGCTGGCCAGTGATGCCAGCAGCAGGCGTGCCCCCACTGACCTGCAGATATAG